The following are from one region of the Rosistilla carotiformis genome:
- the purD gene encoding phosphoribosylamine--glycine ligase gives MKVLVVGNGGREHALAWKIGMSPRVSQVFVAPGNAGTGVDATNVPIAADDIPGLVNFARQESIDLTVIGPEVSLVAGLVDALEAAGLRAFGPSAAAAELEGSKVFCKNLLKAADIPTADYQTFRTGDDAARFIKDRYPEENCEVPVVVKADGLAAGKGVIVCSTREEALDAIDRITRQREFGEAGNELIIEDRLIGQEASILAITDGNAIVMLPAAQDHKPAYDGDKGPNTGGMGAYCPTPIVDEKMIEMIQENIIVPTVHAMKRNRRPFKGVLYAGLMITSTGPKVLEYNVRFGDPECQPLLMRLKSDIMDILEAVADGRLIDIDPPEWDERPSICVVMASEGYPGDYVKGREISGLNDAAKLKDVKVFHAGTKLTQGSVQTNGGRVLGVTALGNSISNAKLQAYTAVKQIRWPGAWCRKDISDKAL, from the coding sequence ATGAAAGTGTTGGTGGTTGGCAACGGCGGACGCGAACATGCGCTTGCCTGGAAGATTGGCATGAGCCCGCGTGTTTCACAGGTTTTTGTAGCCCCTGGAAACGCGGGAACCGGTGTCGACGCGACCAATGTGCCAATCGCCGCCGACGATATCCCCGGGCTTGTCAACTTTGCCCGCCAGGAATCGATCGACCTGACGGTGATCGGCCCCGAGGTTTCGTTGGTCGCCGGACTTGTCGACGCGCTGGAAGCCGCAGGGCTTCGCGCGTTTGGCCCCTCCGCCGCCGCGGCGGAACTGGAAGGGAGCAAGGTCTTCTGCAAGAACCTGCTGAAAGCGGCCGACATCCCGACCGCCGACTACCAAACCTTCCGCACCGGCGACGACGCGGCGCGGTTCATTAAAGACCGCTATCCCGAAGAGAACTGCGAAGTTCCCGTGGTCGTGAAAGCCGACGGCCTTGCGGCGGGCAAAGGGGTGATCGTCTGTTCGACTCGCGAGGAAGCATTGGACGCGATCGACCGGATCACACGGCAGCGCGAATTTGGCGAAGCGGGCAACGAACTGATCATCGAAGACCGTTTGATCGGTCAAGAAGCGAGCATCTTGGCGATCACCGACGGCAATGCGATCGTGATGCTCCCCGCCGCTCAAGATCACAAGCCAGCTTACGACGGCGACAAAGGTCCCAACACCGGCGGCATGGGAGCTTATTGCCCGACGCCGATCGTCGATGAGAAGATGATCGAGATGATCCAAGAGAACATCATCGTCCCGACCGTTCACGCGATGAAACGCAATCGCCGTCCCTTCAAAGGCGTTCTTTACGCGGGTCTGATGATCACATCGACCGGCCCCAAGGTACTCGAATACAACGTCCGATTCGGCGATCCCGAGTGCCAGCCGCTGTTGATGCGTCTGAAGAGCGACATCATGGACATCCTGGAAGCTGTCGCCGACGGTCGCCTGATCGATATCGATCCGCCAGAGTGGGACGAACGTCCAAGCATCTGCGTGGTGATGGCCAGCGAAGGCTATCCCGGCGACTACGTCAAAGGCCGCGAGATCTCCGGCCTGAACGACGCTGCCAAACTGAAAGATGTCAAAGTCTTCCACGCCGGCACGAAGCTGACCCAAGGATCGGTGCAAACCAACGGCGGACGCGTGTTAGGCGTGACGGCGCTTGGCAACAGCATCAGCAACGCCAAACTGCAAGCCTATACCGCGGTCAAGCAGATCCGCTGGCCCGGCGCCTGGTGCCGCAAGGACATCAGCGACAAAGCCCTTTAA
- a CDS encoding sulfatase codes for MTIAHALRCLMFAIAVCFTPAAFAADKPNVILIFIDDLGWGDIGCYGNDFVDTPRIDRLAAEGMRFTDFYAAGAVCSPTRCALQSGQNQARIGITAHIPGHWRPFERVITPQTTMALPLDTVTVAESMKQAGYQTGYVGKWHLGDSPGFLPDRQGYDFSAVINGPHLPGKYRVAGRKDIKPKPGQYRTDFEADLCIDFIDQNKSKPFFLMLSPFAVHIPLGAMSEKVQKYQDKAKATGRELPNPIYAAMIEHCDDMVGRIVDAVEAQGLTEKTMIVFTSDNGGLYRRYDYRPAADDNVSSLAPLKGEKGSLHEGGVRVPLIVKYPAGVAAGGVCAEPTISYDFYPTFVELAGGSLPANQTIDGVSLLPLLEKPDATLPRTALHWHYPHYHHDRPASSIRERDWKLIEYLDGTGDVELYHIASDIGESKNLVEEKAGRAADLRRKLATWRHEVSARMPIPNPNYDPARADQWWNMRSGKPVDSDSRKRFPPTEKDL; via the coding sequence ATGACCATTGCTCATGCGCTTCGTTGCCTGATGTTTGCGATAGCTGTCTGTTTCACACCGGCTGCCTTTGCCGCGGATAAGCCCAACGTGATCCTGATCTTCATCGATGATCTGGGCTGGGGCGATATCGGTTGTTACGGCAACGATTTCGTCGACACGCCGCGGATCGATCGACTGGCCGCCGAAGGGATGCGATTCACCGATTTCTATGCTGCGGGAGCGGTCTGTTCGCCGACGCGATGTGCGCTCCAATCGGGGCAGAACCAAGCTCGGATTGGAATCACCGCGCACATCCCCGGCCACTGGCGTCCGTTTGAACGGGTGATCACGCCGCAGACGACGATGGCCTTGCCGTTGGATACCGTCACGGTTGCCGAATCGATGAAACAGGCGGGATATCAGACCGGATATGTCGGTAAGTGGCACCTGGGGGATTCGCCCGGTTTCCTCCCCGATCGCCAAGGCTACGACTTTTCGGCGGTCATCAACGGTCCGCACCTGCCGGGCAAATACCGCGTCGCCGGACGCAAGGATATCAAGCCCAAGCCGGGGCAATATCGAACCGACTTCGAAGCCGATCTGTGTATCGACTTCATCGATCAAAACAAATCGAAGCCCTTCTTTTTGATGCTCTCTCCCTTTGCGGTGCACATCCCGCTGGGAGCGATGTCCGAAAAGGTGCAGAAGTATCAAGACAAAGCCAAGGCGACGGGGCGCGAGCTGCCCAATCCGATCTACGCCGCGATGATCGAACACTGCGACGACATGGTCGGCCGGATCGTCGACGCGGTCGAAGCCCAAGGGCTGACCGAAAAGACGATGATCGTCTTCACCTCCGATAACGGCGGGTTGTATCGACGCTACGATTACCGCCCCGCCGCCGACGACAACGTCAGTTCGCTGGCACCGCTGAAAGGCGAAAAGGGATCGTTGCACGAGGGAGGTGTCCGCGTGCCGTTGATCGTCAAATATCCCGCCGGAGTTGCCGCCGGTGGCGTCTGTGCCGAACCGACGATCAGCTACGATTTCTACCCGACCTTTGTCGAACTGGCCGGCGGCAGCTTGCCTGCCAATCAGACGATCGATGGCGTTTCGTTGCTTCCATTGTTGGAGAAGCCCGATGCGACGCTGCCGCGCACCGCGCTGCATTGGCACTATCCGCACTACCACCACGATCGACCTGCCAGTAGCATCCGCGAGCGTGATTGGAAACTGATCGAGTATCTCGATGGAACCGGCGATGTCGAACTGTATCACATCGCGTCGGACATCGGCGAAAGCAAGAACCTTGTCGAAGAGAAGGCCGGCCGCGCGGCCGATCTGCGTCGCAAGCTGGCGACCTGGCGACATGAAGTCTCGGCGCGGATGCCGATTCCGAACCCCAACTACGATCCCGCCCGCGCCGATCAGTGGTGGAACATGCGATCGGGAAAACCTGTCGACAGCGACAGCCGAAAACGCTTTCCACCGACCGAAAAAGATCTGTAG
- a CDS encoding TCR/Tet family MFS transporter: MNKPGQRRQAAISFILITLFIDILGIGIIIPVLPELVKSFVQGSTADASWYVGVIGSVYALMQFIFAPVVGALSDRFGRRPVILCSLFGLGVDFIVQGLATNIGWLFAGRIFAGVMGASISTANAYIADVSTADTRARNFGLVGVAFGMGFIIGPALGGLLGAFDLRLPFFVAAGLALVNWLYGYFILPESLPPERRSSFTLAKANPLGSLQRLRQYPIVAGLAVAIVCTSLAQRGLENVWVLYTGYRFDWNQQTNGLALGLVGLMAMLVQGGLVRPTIKRFGERRTVLIGVTISFIAFLGYGSATQGWMIPCIIIFGGFGGVSGPAMQSLIAGAIDPSEQGKVQGALTSLISLTNVIAPTFFTAGLFSYFISDAAPVHLPGIPFYVGAGLIFTALLIIRRVFRRIPETEQVESGSLAT, translated from the coding sequence GTGAACAAGCCCGGGCAACGGCGACAAGCCGCCATCTCTTTCATCCTGATCACCCTATTCATCGATATCTTGGGGATCGGGATCATCATTCCCGTCCTGCCCGAATTGGTGAAAAGCTTTGTTCAGGGGAGCACCGCCGACGCCAGCTGGTACGTCGGTGTGATCGGTTCGGTCTACGCGTTGATGCAGTTCATCTTCGCCCCGGTCGTCGGTGCGTTGTCGGATCGGTTCGGTCGTCGACCGGTGATCCTTTGTTCGCTGTTTGGCCTCGGCGTCGACTTCATCGTCCAGGGCTTGGCGACCAATATCGGCTGGTTGTTCGCCGGGCGGATCTTTGCCGGCGTGATGGGGGCCAGCATCTCGACGGCCAACGCCTACATCGCCGATGTTTCGACAGCCGACACGCGGGCCCGCAACTTTGGTTTGGTTGGCGTCGCCTTTGGGATGGGCTTCATCATCGGCCCAGCCCTTGGCGGTTTGCTGGGAGCTTTCGATTTGCGGTTGCCCTTTTTTGTCGCCGCAGGGCTGGCGCTAGTGAACTGGTTGTACGGATACTTCATTTTGCCCGAATCGCTGCCGCCGGAGCGTCGCAGCAGTTTCACGCTCGCCAAAGCCAACCCGTTGGGATCGCTGCAACGCCTGCGTCAGTATCCGATCGTCGCCGGGTTGGCCGTTGCGATCGTCTGCACCTCGCTGGCCCAACGCGGCTTGGAAAACGTCTGGGTTCTGTACACCGGATACCGATTCGATTGGAATCAACAGACCAATGGACTCGCCCTGGGGCTGGTCGGATTGATGGCGATGTTGGTGCAAGGCGGGCTGGTGCGGCCGACGATCAAGCGGTTTGGTGAACGCCGCACGGTTCTGATCGGCGTGACGATCTCTTTCATCGCCTTCCTCGGCTACGGCTCGGCGACGCAGGGCTGGATGATTCCCTGCATCATCATCTTTGGCGGCTTTGGAGGAGTCAGCGGGCCGGCGATGCAGAGTCTTATCGCCGGGGCGATCGATCCGTCGGAGCAAGGGAAGGTGCAGGGAGCGCTGACGTCGTTGATCAGTCTGACCAATGTGATCGCCCCGACGTTTTTCACCGCCGGTTTGTTCAGCTACTTTATCTCCGACGCCGCCCCGGTCCACTTGCCGGGGATTCCGTTTTACGTCGGTGCCGGGCTGATCTTTACCGCGCTATTAATCATCCGGCGAGTCTTTCGCCGGATTCCAGAGACAGAACAAGTCGAATCGGGCAGCTTGGCGACTTGA
- a CDS encoding sulfatase family protein, whose protein sequence is MRCPVVSVVLLISCLDAGGHATAGKAHAAEPARPNIVYILADDMGIGDVGAFNPDGKIATPAMNRLAAEGMRFNDAHSGSAVCSPTRYGILTGRYSWRTRLQSGVTWGYSLPLIDSGRMTVASMLKSQGYNTACVGKWHLGLEWGLKDPAKKPSDDPKEPWDNIDFAKPITSGPLQVGFDTFFGISASLDMHPYVYIEDDHLTDIPTKEVAASGGKKFWRKGPVGDDFQHIGVLDRLTDRAVDYIETQSADKPFFLYFPLPAPHTPIIPTEAFQNKSGLNEWGDFVMQVDSVVGSVMQAIEKQGLTENTLIIVTSDNGVTPKADFAELKAKGHNPSSVYRGNKADAFEGGHRVAFIARWPAVIAAGTASDATICHTDLLATAAEATGVKLPAEAAVDSVSMLPLMKDADTPTVREATVHHSVNGSFAIRKGKWKLMFCPGSGGWSAPRPPAARKQKLPPLQLFDLATDIGETKNVAESHPEVVQQLSQLMAQYIERGRSTPGAPQENEVEIQLMK, encoded by the coding sequence ATGCGATGTCCCGTAGTTTCGGTCGTACTGTTGATAAGTTGCCTCGATGCCGGCGGCCACGCGACGGCGGGCAAGGCGCACGCGGCGGAGCCGGCGCGGCCCAACATCGTTTACATCTTGGCCGACGATATGGGGATCGGAGACGTGGGGGCGTTTAACCCCGACGGCAAGATCGCCACGCCCGCGATGAACAGGTTGGCTGCCGAGGGAATGCGTTTCAACGACGCCCATTCCGGTTCGGCCGTCTGTTCGCCGACGCGTTACGGAATCCTAACCGGCCGCTACAGTTGGCGGACGCGGTTGCAATCGGGAGTCACCTGGGGCTACTCGCTGCCGTTGATCGATTCGGGGCGGATGACCGTCGCGTCGATGCTGAAGTCGCAGGGCTATAACACCGCCTGCGTTGGCAAGTGGCACCTCGGTTTAGAGTGGGGGCTGAAAGATCCTGCGAAGAAACCGAGCGATGATCCCAAGGAACCTTGGGACAACATCGACTTTGCCAAACCGATCACCTCCGGCCCACTGCAGGTTGGGTTCGATACCTTCTTCGGCATTTCGGCATCGCTGGACATGCATCCTTATGTCTACATCGAAGACGATCACCTAACCGACATCCCAACCAAAGAAGTGGCTGCGTCGGGCGGGAAGAAGTTTTGGCGCAAAGGGCCCGTCGGCGACGACTTCCAGCACATCGGCGTCTTGGATCGCTTGACCGACCGAGCCGTCGACTACATCGAAACACAATCCGCCGACAAACCGTTCTTCCTCTATTTCCCATTGCCTGCGCCCCACACGCCGATCATTCCGACCGAGGCGTTCCAGAACAAGAGTGGTCTCAACGAGTGGGGCGATTTTGTCATGCAAGTCGATTCGGTCGTCGGTTCGGTGATGCAGGCGATCGAAAAACAGGGGCTCACCGAAAACACGTTGATCATCGTCACCAGCGACAACGGTGTGACGCCAAAAGCCGATTTTGCGGAACTGAAGGCCAAGGGACACAATCCGAGTTCGGTCTACCGCGGCAACAAAGCCGACGCGTTTGAAGGAGGACATCGGGTTGCGTTCATCGCGCGCTGGCCCGCCGTGATCGCCGCGGGAACCGCTTCGGACGCAACGATCTGCCATACCGATCTGCTGGCGACTGCGGCAGAGGCGACCGGCGTGAAGCTGCCCGCCGAGGCGGCCGTCGATTCGGTTAGCATGCTGCCGTTGATGAAAGACGCCGACACGCCGACGGTTCGCGAAGCGACGGTCCACCATTCGGTGAACGGTTCGTTTGCGATCCGCAAAGGGAAGTGGAAGCTGATGTTCTGCCCCGGTTCGGGCGGATGGAGCGCCCCGCGTCCACCGGCGGCAAGAAAGCAGAAGCTGCCACCGCTGCAGTTGTTCGATCTGGCGACCGACATCGGTGAAACCAAAAACGTTGCCGAAAGCCATCCCGAAGTCGTTCAACAATTGAGTCAGTTGATGGCGCAATATATCGAACGGGGACGTAGCACGCCGGGTGCTCCGCAAGAGAACGAAGTCGAGATCCAGTTGATGAAATAG
- a CDS encoding cupredoxin domain-containing protein — protein MRFLIISAFVATTFLSTTAYAQQWGDLKVKFVFKGSAPDADKIAVTVDKEFCGKHDLVDESLVVGKDGGIQNVVVYAYDGRGGVKLPAIHPDLEGNPNTYELANKNCRFEPHIVICKAGDTLNVTNPDPVGHNCNLAFLVNAAQNFTIPPLKSKEVKLDSAEPAPIPVACNIHPWMQAKVVVLEHPYAAKSDESGTLVIKNLPTGKLAFRLYHEAAGRLSGLEVAGSEVNRRNVFEVEIKPGENDLGTVELDAKLF, from the coding sequence ATGCGATTTTTGATAATCTCGGCCTTTGTCGCCACCACGTTCCTTTCGACTACGGCTTACGCCCAGCAATGGGGCGATCTGAAGGTTAAGTTCGTCTTTAAAGGATCCGCCCCCGACGCCGACAAGATCGCCGTCACTGTCGACAAAGAGTTCTGCGGCAAGCACGACTTGGTCGATGAGTCGCTGGTTGTTGGCAAAGATGGCGGCATTCAAAACGTTGTTGTCTACGCATACGACGGACGCGGTGGCGTTAAATTGCCTGCGATCCATCCCGACCTGGAAGGCAATCCGAACACTTACGAACTGGCCAACAAAAATTGCCGCTTCGAGCCACACATCGTGATCTGCAAAGCGGGCGACACGTTGAATGTCACGAATCCCGATCCCGTCGGTCACAACTGCAACTTGGCCTTCTTGGTCAACGCTGCTCAGAACTTCACCATTCCACCGCTGAAGTCGAAGGAAGTGAAGTTGGACAGCGCTGAACCTGCTCCGATTCCTGTCGCCTGCAACATCCACCCATGGATGCAAGCGAAGGTTGTCGTTTTGGAACACCCCTACGCTGCCAAGTCGGATGAGAGCGGCACCTTGGTTATCAAGAACCTGCCAACTGGCAAGCTTGCTTTCCGTCTGTACCACGAAGCTGCGGGACGCTTGAGCGGCTTGGAAGTTGCCGGCAGCGAAGTTAACCGCCGCAACGTCTTTGAAGTCGAAATCAAGCCAGGCGAAAACGATCTGGGCACCGTCGAACTCGACGCCAAGCTGTTCTAA
- a CDS encoding DUF1844 domain-containing protein — MSEENEEKEPKLIIDDDWKTQVQKEKEALAEKQAAAESTADDATPAASEEASSADDSQPSDDIEPPPASFEMLVAMLGSQALISLGKVPNPMTGKNEPNKAIAKHYIDTLAMLQEKTKRNLTGQEHDNLTQTLHQLRMLFVSM; from the coding sequence ATGAGCGAAGAAAACGAAGAAAAAGAACCTAAGCTGATCATCGACGACGATTGGAAAACGCAGGTTCAAAAGGAAAAGGAAGCCCTGGCGGAGAAGCAGGCAGCTGCCGAAAGCACTGCAGACGACGCCACGCCTGCGGCGAGCGAAGAGGCTTCGTCAGCGGACGACTCGCAACCCTCCGACGATATCGAACCACCTCCCGCATCGTTTGAGATGCTCGTGGCGATGCTCGGCTCCCAAGCGTTGATCTCGCTGGGCAAGGTTCCCAACCCGATGACGGGGAAAAACGAACCGAACAAAGCGATCGCCAAGCACTACATCGACACGCTGGCGATGTTGCAAGAAAAGACCAAGCGAAATCTGACCGGCCAGGAACACGACAACCTGACGCAGACGCTGCATCAATTGCGGATGCTGTTCGTATCGATGTGA
- a CDS encoding CTP synthase, which yields MTKHIFVTGGVVSSLGKGLTSASIGMLLEQRGLRVRMQKLDPYINVDPGTMSPYQHGEVYVLDDGSETDLDLGHYERFTNGPLSRDSNYTTGQIYLSVIEKERQGRFLGKTVQVIPHITDEIKSVVQKLGDENVDVVITEIGGTVGDIEGLPFLEAIRQFSLDVGKENCLYIHLTLIPYLKAAGELKTKPTQHSVGQLREIGIQPDILICRTEHSVSREDREKIALFCNVPLEAVIEEKDKDFSIYEVPLSLVENKLDSLIIKRLGLSAKSLDITGWSEMLHSMRNPQHEISIAVVGKYAEHKDAYKSIYESLDHAGIANKAQLRIGRVQSAEIEREGVERMLSGYHGILVPGGFGERGIEGKVQAIQFARERNIPFFGICLGMQCAAIEFGRNVIGLSDAHSTEFDRDTQNPVICLLDEQRNITQMGGTMRLGAQLAKLDRHSKSAACYGTDEIVERHRHRYEFNNSYRSQFEANGMRIAGTSPDHELVEIIEIAEHPWFVAVQFHPEFKSKPLSAHPLFSGFIEAAIQRRIRKTEHDRAAAQPAPDSASS from the coding sequence ATGACAAAGCACATTTTCGTAACCGGCGGCGTGGTAAGTTCCCTTGGCAAAGGCTTGACCAGCGCATCGATTGGCATGCTGTTGGAACAACGTGGACTGCGCGTCCGCATGCAGAAGCTGGACCCGTACATCAACGTCGATCCGGGGACGATGAGCCCCTATCAACATGGCGAGGTCTACGTCCTGGACGACGGCAGCGAGACCGACCTCGATCTGGGGCACTACGAACGCTTCACCAACGGCCCCCTTTCCCGCGATTCGAATTACACCACCGGTCAGATCTATCTGTCGGTGATCGAAAAGGAGCGTCAAGGGCGATTCCTCGGCAAAACGGTCCAAGTGATCCCGCACATCACCGACGAGATCAAATCGGTCGTGCAAAAGCTGGGTGACGAAAACGTCGACGTCGTGATCACCGAGATCGGCGGCACGGTCGGCGACATCGAAGGCCTACCCTTCCTGGAAGCGATCCGCCAGTTTTCGCTGGATGTCGGCAAGGAAAACTGCCTGTACATTCATCTGACGTTGATCCCCTATCTGAAGGCTGCCGGGGAACTGAAGACAAAGCCGACGCAGCACAGTGTTGGCCAATTGCGAGAGATCGGTATCCAACCGGACATCCTGATCTGCCGCACCGAGCACAGCGTGTCGCGCGAAGACCGCGAAAAGATCGCCCTGTTCTGCAACGTCCCCTTGGAAGCGGTGATCGAAGAGAAGGACAAGGACTTCTCGATCTATGAGGTTCCATTGAGCCTGGTCGAGAACAAGCTGGACAGCTTGATCATCAAGCGACTGGGGCTGAGCGCCAAATCGCTGGACATCACCGGTTGGTCGGAGATGCTGCATTCGATGCGGAATCCGCAGCACGAGATCAGCATCGCCGTCGTCGGTAAATACGCCGAGCACAAAGACGCCTACAAATCGATCTACGAATCGTTGGATCATGCGGGCATCGCCAACAAGGCTCAGCTGCGAATCGGCCGCGTGCAAAGCGCCGAGATCGAACGCGAAGGGGTCGAACGGATGCTGTCGGGATACCACGGCATCTTGGTCCCGGGCGGTTTTGGCGAGCGGGGGATCGAAGGCAAGGTGCAAGCGATTCAGTTCGCTCGCGAGCGGAACATTCCGTTTTTCGGAATCTGTCTGGGCATGCAATGTGCCGCGATCGAATTTGGTCGCAACGTGATTGGATTGTCCGACGCCCATTCGACGGAGTTCGATCGCGACACGCAGAACCCCGTGATCTGCTTGCTGGACGAACAACGCAACATCACGCAAATGGGCGGCACGATGCGGTTGGGCGCTCAGCTTGCGAAGCTCGACCGTCACAGCAAATCGGCGGCGTGCTACGGCACCGACGAAATCGTCGAACGCCACCGCCACCGGTACGAGTTCAACAACAGCTATCGCAGCCAATTCGAAGCCAACGGGATGCGGATCGCCGGGACCAGCCCCGACCACGAACTGGTCGAGATCATCGAGATCGCCGAGCATCCTTGGTTCGTCGCGGTTCAGTTCCATCCAGAATTCAAGAGCAAGCCGCTGTCGGCTCATCCGCTGTTCTCGGGCTTCATCGAAGCGGCGATCCAACGCCGGATTCGCAAGACCGAACACGATCGGGCCGCTGCACAGCCGGCTCCCGATTCGGCCTCCAGCTAG
- a CDS encoding DUF420 domain-containing protein, with protein MEWLASNLPHATASLNSLATVLLVIGLVMVKRGNLKAHRNVMITCFAVSGLFLALYLLHKVALFQTTGSPNRRFPTDVSSAARTVYFTILGTHLLLALTVPPLAIAAIVQGLKDNREKHRKIVRFAFPIWLYVSITGVVVYYMLYWAYPVA; from the coding sequence ATGGAATGGTTAGCGAGTAATCTGCCACACGCGACCGCGTCGCTGAACAGCCTGGCGACGGTGCTGTTGGTGATCGGGTTGGTGATGGTCAAGCGAGGGAACTTGAAGGCCCATCGCAATGTGATGATCACATGTTTTGCCGTCAGCGGCCTGTTCCTGGCGTTGTATCTGTTGCACAAGGTCGCGTTGTTCCAGACAACCGGTTCGCCCAATCGGCGGTTCCCGACCGATGTCTCCAGCGCCGCGAGAACCGTCTATTTTACGATCCTCGGAACGCACCTGTTGCTTGCGCTCACGGTGCCTCCGTTGGCGATTGCTGCGATCGTGCAGGGGCTGAAAGACAATCGGGAGAAGCATCGCAAGATCGTCCGATTCGCCTTTCCGATCTGGCTGTACGTTTCGATCACCGGCGTGGTCGTCTACTACATGTTGTACTGGGCCTACCCTGTCGCTTAG
- a CDS encoding SCO family protein, producing MNRTAMHVMVILITGMVIGLIARSRRIEREQAEAAQVQMEAEVAEAAVAAQTAAKEPVVVEGDGWLSEFELTERNGETVSSKELLGQPYVVSFFFTTCPSTCPMQNEKLKILQEEFYGKGVRFLSISCDPEIDTPEVLSEYAKRFEADKDQWLFLTGELNYIRRVGAEVFRLPVNRRFHTDRFVLVGADGEIVALYEWPEPEQFDRLKKDIGKLLAGEKIDDSKDEGNDS from the coding sequence ATGAATCGCACGGCAATGCATGTGATGGTGATCTTGATCACCGGCATGGTGATTGGATTGATCGCCCGTTCGCGGCGGATCGAACGCGAGCAGGCGGAAGCGGCTCAGGTCCAGATGGAGGCCGAGGTTGCCGAAGCCGCTGTCGCGGCGCAGACCGCTGCCAAGGAACCGGTGGTTGTCGAAGGGGACGGTTGGTTGAGCGAGTTTGAACTGACCGAACGCAACGGCGAGACGGTGTCCAGCAAGGAGCTGTTGGGACAGCCTTATGTCGTCAGCTTCTTCTTCACGACCTGTCCCAGCACCTGCCCGATGCAAAATGAGAAGCTAAAGATTTTGCAGGAGGAGTTTTATGGCAAGGGAGTTCGCTTCTTGAGCATCAGTTGCGATCCGGAGATCGATACGCCCGAGGTGTTGTCGGAATACGCCAAGCGATTTGAGGCGGACAAGGATCAATGGTTATTTCTGACCGGCGAACTGAATTACATTCGACGCGTGGGGGCGGAGGTGTTCCGGTTGCCGGTCAACCGACGCTTCCACACCGACCGTTTTGTTTTGGTCGGTGCCGATGGCGAGATCGTCGCGTTGTATGAATGGCCCGAACCGGAACAGTTCGATCGGCTGAAGAAGGACATCGGCAAACTGCTTGCCGGCGAGAAGATCGATGACTCGAAGGACGAAGGAAATGACAGCTAA
- a CDS encoding cupredoxin domain-containing protein, with amino-acid sequence MRSLGLAWLTLLVGFAGPALSDDADRWGDLTIRFVYDGVPPQPQRIADRVGEGFCGDPTMIDESLVVNTIDKGIRDLVVYAYEGPGGRALPAVHPDAVAGGKAFELANVNCNYVPRVLAITSGDALSVVNTDVVGYSTMLGFMANRAESLSLPPNARAELNPQRAEPAPIPVGSLLYPWMKARLLVLDHRYAGISDAHGRLKIENLPAGVKLAFRLYHERAGLRGLKIGESEVNRRGIFELEILPGENDLGTVLISAQRFGL; translated from the coding sequence TTGCGCTCTCTGGGACTCGCCTGGCTCACGCTCTTGGTCGGCTTTGCTGGCCCGGCGCTCTCCGATGACGCCGATCGCTGGGGCGACCTGACGATTCGGTTTGTCTACGACGGCGTCCCGCCTCAGCCCCAACGGATTGCCGATCGCGTGGGCGAAGGGTTTTGTGGCGATCCGACAATGATCGACGAAAGCTTGGTCGTCAACACGATCGATAAAGGGATTCGCGATCTGGTCGTCTATGCGTATGAAGGGCCTGGCGGCCGGGCGTTGCCAGCGGTCCATCCCGATGCGGTCGCCGGCGGCAAAGCCTTTGAATTGGCTAACGTCAACTGCAACTATGTCCCTCGCGTCTTGGCGATCACCTCCGGCGATGCCCTTTCGGTCGTCAACACCGACGTGGTCGGATACAGCACGATGCTGGGCTTTATGGCAAATCGGGCGGAGAGTCTGTCGTTGCCTCCCAACGCTCGGGCGGAGCTCAATCCCCAGCGAGCCGAACCGGCGCCGATCCCCGTCGGCAGCCTGCTGTATCCGTGGATGAAAGCGCGGTTGTTGGTGTTGGACCATCGCTATGCGGGGATCTCCGACGCGCATGGACGATTGAAAATCGAGAATCTGCCCGCAGGCGTCAAACTGGCGTTTCGGCTCTACCACGAAAGAGCCGGTTTGCGTGGGTTGAAGATCGGGGAGAGCGAGGTGAATCGTCGCGGCATCTTTGAGCTGGAGATCCTGCCGGGAGAGAATGATCTGGGAACGGTGCTCATTTCCGCTCAGCGGTTTGGGCTTTGA